One Cottoperca gobio chromosome 23, fCotGob3.1, whole genome shotgun sequence genomic region harbors:
- the tmem168a gene encoding transmembrane protein 168-A, whose amino-acid sequence MAGEEEEQMVDGPKEVDMFTSVRCLGYLSSVNLLVAVCVGMYVRWEVTSEPMILVIFILGLIVLGIASILHYYFSMKKASLSLFHLWFGFLLGLLCFLNSPSLDSNVKEMVANYLLLASVSMKTVWALTERICSSIRYKPTLLTSTELLELLGFGIASTTMLLHRSVAIIGLVVALGALIVDLRMKSLLALPNLVSFALVTSLVFFQALGITANPYALGCYMGRLLCEPMLDVYFSGLGPSERWIPVLSMGRVWRRLSLLPLSVTELAFFVLAALKLGHLELWYLVIPGFCVFGLFWSICHIILLMTIWGFHSKLSECQQALQAQRSSSRSLNQVMASRGIRHFCLISERLVFFCMLSTVILGSVSWQPSNGLFLCALLVVLPLESLVHGLFHELGSCLGGTCVGYALVIPTAYCSADGQPTLLPPEQVQQLNMRSTGMLNNVQRLFSHHMIQTFGCDYSTSGVTLEAVHTKLRNFLELRTADGPRHDTYLIFYSGHTHKGTGSWALAGGESLHLAQLLELWKEKNAGHGSRLILVLDTENSLPWVKEIRRVEGIYVAMQGAELSVTRVDPEAGDIPLLGDFTSEWVEFNCNPDSDTQWSEKGRTVTAAYGVSKRWSDYTLHLPTGSDVAKHWKTHFPKVTYPMVHISNWCCGLNLFWLCSVCLRCFRRCKLAWFPPAVLDTGQGIKLVHS is encoded by the exons ATGgctggggaggaagaggagcagatgGTCGATGGACCTAAGGAGGTGGACATGTTCACATCAGTGCGGTGCCTGGGTTACCTGTCCAGCGTCAACCTCCTTGTGGCGGTATGCGTTGGCATGTACGTACGCTGGGAGGTGACGAGTGAACCGATGATTCTGGTCATCTTCATCCTGGGCCTCATCGTCCTGGGGATTGCCAGCATTCTACATTACTACTTTTCTATGAAGAAAGCCAGTCTCAGCTTGTTCCATTTGTGGTTTGGCTTTTTGCTCGGCCTTCTGTGCTTCCTCAACAGCCCGTCCTTGGATTCAAATGTCAAGGAAATGGTTGCCAACTATCTCCTCTTGGCCAGTGTATCCATGAAAACGGTATGGGCTTTAACGGAGCGAATATGCAGCTCCATCCGTTACAAACCCACCTTGCTAACATCaactgagctgctggagctCCTGGGATTTGGCATTGCCAGCACTACCATGCTTCTTCACAGGTCGGTGGCCATAATTGGCTTGGTGGTGGCCCTGGGGGCTCTCATTGTGGACCTGAGAATGAAATCTCTCCTGGCTTTGCCTAACCTGGTCAGTTTTGCCTTGGTTACATCTCTGGTGTTTTTCCAGGCCTTAGGCATCACAGCCAATCCTTACGCCTTAGGCTGCTACATGGGCAGGCTGCTGTGCGAGCCCATGTTGGATGTGTACTTCAGTGGACTTGGGCCAAGCGAGCGCTGGATACCAGTGCTCTCCATggggagggtgtggaggaggctgTCCCTGCTGCCTCTGAGTGTGACTGAGCTGGCCTTCTTTGTCCTGGCTGCCTTAAAG CTTGGTCACTTGGAGCTCTGGTATCTGGTGATCCCAGGCTTCTGCGTGTTTGGACTTTTCTGGTCCATCTGCCACATAATTCTGCTGATGACAATATGGGGCTTCCACAGCAAGTTGAGTGAGTGTCAGCAGGCCTTGCAGGCCCAACGATCCAGTAGCCGGAGTCTCAACCAAGTCATGGCCTCCAGGGGCATCCGACACTTCTGCCTCATATCAGAACGGCTGGTGTTCTTTTGTATGCTGTCGACGGTCATATTGGGATCTGTGTCCTGGCAg CCCTCCAACGGCCTTTTTCTCTGCGctctgctggtggtgctgcCTCTGGAGTCTCTGGTCCACGGCTTGTTCCACGAGCTGGGCAGCTGCCTGGGGGGAACTTGTGTTGGCTACGCTCTGGTCATACCGACTGCGTACTGCAG CGCTGATGGCCAGCCCACTCTTCTACCACCCGAGCAGGTACAACAGCTGAACATGCGCTCAACAGGTATGCTGAACAACGTGCAGCGCCTCTTCTCCCACCACATGATCCAGACGTTTGGTTGCGACTACTCCACCAGTGGCGTCACGCTGGAAGCCGTGCATACGAAGCTGCGCAACTTTCTGGAGCTTCGTACAGCAGACGGACCCCGCCATGACACCTATCTGATTTTCTACAGTGGGCACACGCACAAAGGCACCGGGTCCTGGGCTCTGGCCG GAGGTGAGAGCCTCCACTTGGCCCAGTTGCTAGAGTTGTGGAAGGAGAAGAACGCCGGCCACGGCTCCCGTCTCATCCTCGTCTTGGATACCGAAAACTCCCTCCCCTGGGTGAAGGAGATACGCAGGGTGGAGGGCATCTATGTAGCCATGCAGGGGGCCGAGCTGTCCGTCACCAGGGTAGACCCCGAGGCTGGAGACATCCCCCTCCTCGGGGACTTCACGTCCGAATGGGTGGAGTTCAACTGCAACCCAGACAGCGACACCCAGTGGTCAGAAAAGGGAAGGACTGTGACGGCCGCATACGGCGTGTCCAAACGCTGGAGCGACTACACGCTCCATCTgcccacaggaagtgatgtggCCAAACATTGGAAGACTCACTTTCCCAAGGTGACATATCCCATGGTGCACATCTCCAACTGGTGCTGTGGCCTCAACCTGTTCTGGCTGTGTAGCGTGTGTCTGCGCTGCTTCAGGAGGTGTAAACTGGCTTGGTTCCCACCAGCTGTACTGGACACTGGGCAGGGCATTAAACTGGTGCACTCTTAG